One segment of Brassica napus cultivar Da-Ae chromosome C3, Da-Ae, whole genome shotgun sequence DNA contains the following:
- the LOC106424888 gene encoding uncharacterized protein LOC106424888 isoform X2, giving the protein MISDSITNASATSAPSARDFAKKKKRNNKSAAKMKQNKLGLRREQWLSQVAVTNKVCKEERSAKPDQRDKPVENSDGLRREEDNSGGNVDVGNESFMESPSNSSMAGTDISTNFSGSSSTSSDFCSGNITEEDNADHNDGEECVDDWEALADALAAEEENLLHEPVKEKESVGQSVSNADDSVNRDAEHECLRMPSRKQKSNRAWRPDDNLRPQGLPNLGKQLSFPELDKRYSAVSIPSSCPICYEDLDLTDSSFLPCPCGFRLCLFCHKTICDGDGRCPGCRKPYEEQNAIKSETSVQGGGFTIRLARSSSMFCSVVCEYIKRWYRKFKYRVSIMLVLVCNDSCDDNTI; this is encoded by the exons ATGATTTCAGATTCGATCACCAACGCTTCTGCTACATCAGCTCCAAGCGCGAGGGATTtcgcaaagaagaagaagagg AACAATAAGTCGGCGGCTAAGATGAAGCAGAACAAGCTCGGTCTCCGCCGCGAGCAATGGCTTTCTCAAG TTGCGGTGACCAATAAGGTCTGTAAGGAGGAGAGGAGTGCCAAGCCTGATCAGAGAGATAAGCCAGTGGAGAATTCTGATGGGCTGCGTAGAGAAGAGGATAACAGCGGTGGGAATGTTGATGTTGGTAATGAGAGCTTTATGGAGTCGCCTTCAAACAGCTCCATGGCAGGCACTGATATAAGCACTAACTTCAGTGGGAGTAGTAGTACCAGCAGTGACTTTTGCTCTGGTAACATAACTGAAGAGGATAATGCAGATCATAATGATGGTGAAGAGTGTGTGGATGATTGGGAAGCTCTTGCTGATGCATTAGCTGCTGAGGAAGAGAATCTCCTCCATGAGCCTGTCAAGGAGAAAGAGAGTGTTGGACAGTCAGTTTCTAATGCGGATGATTCGGTCAACAGAGATGCAGAGCATGAATGTTTGAGAATGCCATCAAGGAAGCAAAAGAGCAATCGAGCTTGGAGGCCTGACGATAACCTTCGCCCTCAGGGGCTACCTAATCTAGGGAAGCAGCTTAGTTTTCCGGAGTTGGACAAGCGTTATAGCGCTGTCTCGATTCCGTCTTCATGTCCCATCTGCTATGAAGACTTGGACTTGACGGATTCGAGTTTCCTTCCATGTCCTTGCGGGTTCAGGCTCTGTCTCTTCTGCCACAAGACTATTTGCGATGGAGATGGGCGTTGTCCAGGGTGCAGGAAACCATATGAAGAACAGAATGCCATCAAGTCTGAGACTAGTGTTCAAGGTGGTGGTTTCACTATTCGGTTGGCTCGTTCTTCTAGcatgttttgcag TGTGGTATGTGAATACATAAAAAGGTGGTACAGAAaattcaaatatagagtttcaatAATGCTTGTTTTGGTCTGCAACGATTCATGTGATGATAATACCATTTAA
- the LOC106424888 gene encoding uncharacterized protein LOC106424888 isoform X1, which produces MISDSITNASATSAPSARDFAKKKKRNNKSAAKMKQNKLGLRREQWLSQVAVTNKVCKEERSAKPDQRDKPVENSDGLRREEDNSGGNVDVGNESFMESPSNSSMAGTDISTNFSGSSSTSSDFCSGNITEEDNADHNDGEECVDDWEALADALAAEEENLLHEPVKEKESVGQSVSNADDSVNRDAEHECLRMPSRKQKSNRAWRPDDNLRPQGLPNLGKQLSFPELDKRYSAVSIPSSCPICYEDLDLTDSSFLPCPCGFRLCLFCHKTICDGDGRCPGCRKPYEEQNAIKSETSVQGGGFTIRLARSSSMFCRF; this is translated from the exons ATGATTTCAGATTCGATCACCAACGCTTCTGCTACATCAGCTCCAAGCGCGAGGGATTtcgcaaagaagaagaagagg AACAATAAGTCGGCGGCTAAGATGAAGCAGAACAAGCTCGGTCTCCGCCGCGAGCAATGGCTTTCTCAAG TTGCGGTGACCAATAAGGTCTGTAAGGAGGAGAGGAGTGCCAAGCCTGATCAGAGAGATAAGCCAGTGGAGAATTCTGATGGGCTGCGTAGAGAAGAGGATAACAGCGGTGGGAATGTTGATGTTGGTAATGAGAGCTTTATGGAGTCGCCTTCAAACAGCTCCATGGCAGGCACTGATATAAGCACTAACTTCAGTGGGAGTAGTAGTACCAGCAGTGACTTTTGCTCTGGTAACATAACTGAAGAGGATAATGCAGATCATAATGATGGTGAAGAGTGTGTGGATGATTGGGAAGCTCTTGCTGATGCATTAGCTGCTGAGGAAGAGAATCTCCTCCATGAGCCTGTCAAGGAGAAAGAGAGTGTTGGACAGTCAGTTTCTAATGCGGATGATTCGGTCAACAGAGATGCAGAGCATGAATGTTTGAGAATGCCATCAAGGAAGCAAAAGAGCAATCGAGCTTGGAGGCCTGACGATAACCTTCGCCCTCAGGGGCTACCTAATCTAGGGAAGCAGCTTAGTTTTCCGGAGTTGGACAAGCGTTATAGCGCTGTCTCGATTCCGTCTTCATGTCCCATCTGCTATGAAGACTTGGACTTGACGGATTCGAGTTTCCTTCCATGTCCTTGCGGGTTCAGGCTCTGTCTCTTCTGCCACAAGACTATTTGCGATGGAGATGGGCGTTGTCCAGGGTGCAGGAAACCATATGAAGAACAGAATGCCATCAAGTCTGAGACTAGTGTTCAAGGTGGTGGTTTCACTATTCGGTTGGCTCGTTCTTCTAGcatgttttgcaggttttga
- the LOC106424890 gene encoding two-component response regulator ARR6, whose amino-acid sequence MAEVMLPMKMEMANDPSKFTSPDLLHVLAVDDSHVDRKFIERLLKVSSCKVTVVDSATRALQYLGLDVNEKPIGCKDLKVNLIMTDYSMPGMTGYELLKKIKESSAFRDVPVVVMSSENILPRIDRCLEEGAEDFLLKPVKLSDVRRIRDSLIKVEDLSFTKSINKRELETENVYSLDSSVPLQLKRTKI is encoded by the exons ATGGCTGAGGTTATGCTACCGATGAAAATGGAGATGGCTAACGATCCTTCCAAGTTTACATCACCTGATCTTCTTCATGTTCTCGCCGTCGACGACAGTCACGTTGATCGGAAATTCATAGAACGCTTGCTCAAAGTCTCTTCCTGTAAag TTACTGTTGTTGATAGTGCGACAAGAGCTCTGCAATACCTTGGACTAGACGTAAACGAGAAACCCATCGGTTGTAAG GATTTGAAAGTTAATTTGATCATGACGGATTACTCTATGCCCGGAATGACTGGATATGAACTCTTGAAGAAGATCAAA GAATCGTCAGCTTTCAGAGATGTGCCTGTGGTGGTTATGTCATCTGAGAACATTTTGCCTCGTATTGATAG ATGTCTTGAAGAAGGGGCTGAAGATTTCTTACTGAAGCCGGTAAAACTCTCGGATGTAAGAAGAATAAGAGATTCTCTGATTAAAGTTGAAGATTTATCTTTCACAAAGAGTATTAACAAGAGAGAGCTAGAAACAGAGAATGTCTACTCGTTGGACTCATCTGTTCCCTTGCAGCTCAAACGCACAAAGATCTGA